One region of Chryseobacterium sp. SORGH_AS_0447 genomic DNA includes:
- a CDS encoding DUF2723 domain-containing protein — MKNWTFRQWNTVLGWVVFAIAFITYLSTIEPNFSFWDCGEYISSAVKLEVTHAPGAALFQIVGAVAAIFALGNGENYSIVINAMSALFSAFTILFLFWTITHFVRRLLNRDFEEITKHQEISILFAGIVGALCFTFSDTFWFSAVEGEVYSMASMFIALLVWLITKWENEYQVEGNERWIILIFFILGLSVGVHMMCMLAIPAVCLVYYARSYKFTWKNFILANAITLLILAIVFKGIFPFIMTMFGKLEIFFVNGLNLPFHSGTIVAFILMIAICYFLISYARKMKKNVFQTIALSIVFMMIGFSCWMVIPIRANANPPMNLNDPDNAIGMLDYYNREQYGDWPTSYGQNYTAFLDANGIEKNEDGSFKTTKTGEIYEKDEKTGTYRKTGDRFNYVFNKAHVGFMPRMFNEDKDVMSNYISMYGAPDFTFNYANEDVADSPEAKQIFDELRKKYEDGSITAADYLKVKPYNLINVQKPSLGQNLDYFITFQNGYYFVRYLMWNFVGRQNDLEGNMESTRGNWISGIPFIDNALWGNQDKMPSKFKNESTVKFFFLPLILGLIGFFFQLNRDFGRFYAMLSIFVLMSVGIIFYTGVKPFEPRERDYAMVGSFYVFAIWIGLGAGAILWFLQSKIKSNAANIVAGVVLLGVPFMMGFQNYNVHDRHDRYTAYDYGYSVLKSLPKEDILFVYGDNDTYPVWAIQETEQFRDDVKVVNFTLASTPWNIDQIKRRTYNAAPVPGVLTHDDYRDGVNDQIYMMKKSDWEGLFSMLKEQGAPPTEFAEFRKFLTQDSMTMKQAISFLKYTSPAKNELLKMYFGEEKYEKYNILPVNKFILPVNKENAVKAGIIKAADLPDTVNQIMITYKGNTLYKNNLILLDVLANFDWKRPINFSSGGIYDSENIFYLDEYLQFDGFSYRLVPVHTPQTQNGDMGRVDGNSLYNVVKNFRWGNFKDLDTHFDETATSNIMSYRAAASRAAAALATMGQNAKASELLDLASKEIPAQKYNDPRSLSSMVYGYIVSGQEKKGLQLAEVLKKGIFDEYDYYMSLSRADQNYLRRQIRTKPMEYSLVVSAVTDGYTRIGKKDKAYDYLVKSIEPIDKKFNGFIENLKEMGKEKAMKESEQVQKITPFYQYLFDVMEPFDSTYSKEKETQITNSIIKATQ, encoded by the coding sequence ATGAAAAATTGGACTTTTAGGCAATGGAACACCGTTCTCGGATGGGTGGTTTTCGCTATTGCATTCATCACGTACTTGTCCACGATAGAACCGAATTTCAGTTTTTGGGATTGCGGCGAGTACATTTCTTCAGCAGTAAAACTTGAGGTAACGCATGCTCCCGGAGCGGCTTTATTCCAGATTGTGGGTGCCGTGGCAGCCATTTTTGCTTTAGGGAATGGCGAAAATTATTCAATCGTGATCAACGCGATGTCTGCCCTGTTCAGCGCATTTACGATTCTGTTTCTGTTCTGGACAATTACTCATTTTGTAAGACGGCTTCTGAACAGAGATTTCGAAGAGATTACAAAACATCAGGAAATTTCTATCCTTTTTGCCGGAATTGTGGGCGCCTTGTGCTTTACTTTTTCAGATACTTTCTGGTTCTCTGCGGTAGAAGGAGAAGTGTACTCGATGGCATCGATGTTTATTGCGCTTTTGGTCTGGTTAATTACCAAATGGGAAAACGAATATCAGGTAGAAGGAAATGAGCGATGGATTATTTTGATTTTCTTTATTCTGGGACTTTCGGTGGGGGTTCACATGATGTGTATGCTGGCAATTCCTGCTGTGTGCCTGGTGTATTATGCAAGAAGCTATAAATTTACATGGAAGAATTTTATATTGGCAAATGCCATCACATTGCTTATCCTTGCTATCGTATTTAAAGGAATTTTCCCATTCATTATGACGATGTTCGGAAAACTGGAAATTTTCTTTGTTAATGGGCTTAATCTACCTTTCCATTCCGGAACAATCGTAGCGTTTATCCTGATGATCGCCATCTGCTATTTCCTGATTTCCTACGCCAGAAAGATGAAGAAAAATGTGTTTCAGACCATTGCTTTATCTATTGTTTTTATGATGATTGGTTTCTCATGCTGGATGGTAATCCCGATCAGGGCTAATGCCAATCCTCCGATGAACCTTAATGATCCTGACAATGCCATCGGAATGCTGGATTATTACAACAGGGAACAATACGGTGACTGGCCGACGAGCTACGGACAGAATTACACGGCTTTTCTTGACGCCAACGGGATCGAGAAAAATGAAGACGGAAGTTTCAAAACCACGAAGACCGGAGAAATTTATGAGAAAGACGAAAAGACCGGAACGTACCGAAAAACAGGAGACCGGTTCAACTACGTTTTCAATAAAGCGCATGTAGGCTTTATGCCGAGAATGTTTAATGAGGACAAAGATGTGATGTCAAATTACATCTCGATGTACGGAGCGCCGGATTTTACGTTCAACTATGCTAATGAAGATGTGGCAGACAGTCCTGAAGCGAAGCAGATTTTTGATGAGCTGAGAAAAAAATACGAAGACGGATCGATCACGGCAGCGGATTATCTGAAAGTAAAACCTTATAACTTAATCAATGTTCAAAAACCTTCTTTAGGGCAGAACCTTGATTATTTCATCACCTTCCAGAACGGATATTATTTCGTTCGTTATTTAATGTGGAACTTTGTGGGCCGTCAGAACGACCTTGAAGGAAATATGGAAAGCACAAGAGGAAACTGGATTTCCGGGATTCCTTTTATCGATAATGCTTTATGGGGCAACCAAGATAAAATGCCTTCTAAATTTAAAAATGAAAGTACGGTTAAATTCTTCTTTCTCCCTTTGATTTTAGGATTAATCGGATTCTTCTTCCAGCTGAACAGAGACTTTGGAAGATTCTACGCTATGCTTTCGATCTTTGTATTAATGAGTGTGGGGATTATTTTCTATACCGGGGTAAAACCTTTTGAGCCGAGAGAAAGAGATTATGCGATGGTGGGTTCATTTTATGTTTTTGCCATCTGGATCGGATTGGGAGCAGGTGCTATTCTCTGGTTCCTACAGTCTAAAATAAAATCAAATGCTGCCAATATCGTTGCCGGTGTTGTTTTATTGGGTGTTCCTTTCATGATGGGCTTCCAGAATTATAATGTTCACGACAGACACGACCGTTATACGGCTTATGATTACGGATATTCCGTATTGAAGTCTCTGCCGAAAGAAGATATTTTATTTGTATACGGAGATAATGATACCTATCCGGTTTGGGCTATTCAGGAGACTGAGCAGTTCAGAGATGATGTAAAAGTGGTAAACTTCACCCTGGCTTCAACCCCTTGGAATATCGATCAGATTAAAAGAAGAACCTACAATGCAGCACCGGTTCCGGGCGTATTGACCCACGATGATTACAGAGACGGTGTAAACGACCAGATCTATATGATGAAGAAATCGGATTGGGAAGGACTTTTCTCTATGCTGAAAGAACAGGGGGCGCCACCGACGGAATTTGCAGAATTCAGAAAATTCCTGACGCAGGATTCCATGACGATGAAGCAGGCCATCAGCTTCCTAAAATATACTTCTCCGGCGAAGAATGAATTGTTGAAAATGTACTTTGGAGAAGAGAAATACGAGAAATACAATATTTTACCGGTAAATAAATTCATCCTGCCGGTAAATAAAGAAAACGCCGTAAAAGCAGGAATCATTAAAGCAGCGGATCTTCCGGATACCGTAAACCAGATCATGATTACTTACAAAGGAAATACGTTGTATAAAAATAATCTAATCTTGCTTGATGTCCTGGCTAACTTCGACTGGAAAAGGCCGATCAATTTCTCGTCAGGAGGAATCTACGACAGCGAAAATATTTTCTACCTTGATGAATACCTGCAGTTCGACGGGTTCAGCTACAGGCTGGTTCCGGTTCATACGCCGCAGACGCAGAATGGAGATATGGGAAGGGTAGACGGAAACTCTTTATATAATGTAGTGAAAAACTTCAGATGGGGGAATTTCAAAGATCTTGATACCCACTTTGATGAAACGGCAACGTCCAACATCATGAGCTACAGGGCTGCCGCCAGCAGAGCAGCTGCTGCTCTTGCGACCATGGGTCAGAATGCCAAAGCTTCCGAATTACTGGATTTGGCTTCCAAAGAAATTCCGGCTCAGAAATACAATGATCCGCGTTCTTTAAGCTCGATGGTATACGGATATATCGTTTCCGGACAGGAGAAAAAAGGATTGCAGCTTGCTGAAGTTCTTAAAAAAGGAATCTTTGACGAGTACGATTATTATATGAGCCTGAGCAGAGCCGATCAGAACTATTTAAGAAGACAGATCAGAACCAAACCGATGGAATATTCTTTAGTGGTTTCTGCTGTTACAGACGGTTATACAAGAATCGGGAAAAAAGACAAAGCCTACGATTACCTGGTAAAATCCATCGAACCGATCGATAAGAAATTCAACGGATTTATTGAAAATCTTAAAGAAATGGGCAAGGAAAAAGCCATGAAAGAATCGGAGCAGGTGCAGAAGATCACGCCTTTTTACCAGTATCTATTCGATGTGATGGAACCTTTTGATTCCACTTATTCGAAAGAAAAGGAAACGCAGATCACCAACTCGATCATCAAAGCGACTCAATAA
- a CDS encoding DUF1697 domain-containing protein yields the protein MKYCAFLRGVNVKGTNMKMAEVCRVFEDAGMKEVSSVLASGNIVFSSDQKEDALKKVLEKAMSEYFSYEAFLFVRSQEEVQNCVNGNPFDKNEDLHAYIFVGNKGVEETLMQEFSNASKAEKEAAKVVNHTFYWQVPKGSTLDSTFGKILGKKNLKDQFTSRNLNTFEKILKKF from the coding sequence ATGAAATACTGTGCATTTCTTCGTGGCGTTAATGTAAAAGGAACCAATATGAAAATGGCGGAAGTCTGCCGGGTGTTTGAAGATGCCGGAATGAAGGAAGTATCCTCGGTTCTAGCTTCAGGAAATATTGTTTTTTCGTCGGACCAGAAAGAAGATGCACTGAAAAAAGTTCTTGAAAAGGCGATGTCCGAATACTTTTCCTATGAAGCATTTCTTTTCGTAAGATCACAGGAGGAAGTACAGAATTGCGTCAATGGTAATCCCTTTGATAAAAATGAAGATTTGCATGCTTATATTTTTGTAGGAAACAAAGGGGTAGAGGAAACCCTGATGCAGGAGTTCAGCAATGCTTCAAAAGCTGAAAAAGAGGCAGCCAAAGTCGTAAATCATACTTTTTACTGGCAGGTTCCGAAAGGCAGTACTTTGGATTCGACCTTCGGGAAAATTTTAGGGAAGAAAAACCTGAAAGATCAGTTTACCAGCCGTAATCTGAATACTTTTGAAAAGATTCTGAAGAAATTTTAA
- the kdsA gene encoding 3-deoxy-8-phosphooctulonate synthase codes for MIQYLDNIHHKDSKNFFLIAGPCIIEGEDMALKIAEKVVELTNKYNIPYIFKGSFKKANRSRVDSFTTIGEEKSLEILKKVGETFNIPTTTDIHENEHAALAAQYVDVLQIPAFLVRQTDLLVAAAETGKCVTLKKGQFLSPESMKFAVQKITDSDNQKVAIIERGNSFGYTDLVVDYRGIPTMRNYAPVILDVTHSLQQPNQSSGVTGGRPDLIETVAKAGIAVGADGIFIETHPTPETALSDGANMLRLDLLEDLLQKLTRVREAIL; via the coding sequence ATGATTCAGTATTTAGATAACATCCACCACAAAGATTCAAAAAACTTTTTCCTGATTGCCGGACCCTGCATTATTGAAGGCGAAGACATGGCCCTGAAAATCGCAGAGAAAGTAGTGGAACTCACCAACAAATACAACATTCCCTATATTTTTAAAGGAAGTTTCAAGAAAGCCAACCGCAGCCGGGTGGATTCTTTTACGACAATCGGTGAAGAAAAATCGCTCGAAATCCTTAAAAAAGTAGGAGAGACTTTTAATATTCCTACAACAACAGATATTCACGAAAACGAACATGCAGCTTTGGCTGCGCAATATGTAGATGTGCTTCAGATTCCGGCGTTTCTGGTTCGTCAGACGGATCTTTTGGTAGCCGCAGCCGAAACGGGAAAATGCGTTACCCTGAAAAAAGGACAGTTCCTTTCCCCGGAATCGATGAAATTTGCCGTTCAGAAAATTACAGATTCCGATAACCAGAAAGTAGCGATCATTGAAAGAGGAAATTCTTTCGGATATACGGATCTTGTGGTAGATTACAGAGGAATTCCGACAATGAGAAATTATGCGCCTGTGATTCTGGATGTTACCCATTCTTTACAGCAGCCCAACCAAAGCTCGGGCGTTACCGGAGGAAGACCGGACCTGATCGAAACGGTAGCCAAAGCAGGAATTGCCGTAGGGGCCGACGGAATCTTCATTGAAACCCATCCGACACCTGAAACCGCTTTATCCGACGGTGCCAACATGCTGCGACTGGACCTGCTGGAAGACCTGCTGCAAAAATTAACCCGGGTAAGAGAAGCGATCTTATAG
- a CDS encoding TonB-dependent siderophore receptor yields the protein MKKLVLPLSLMVPALVFSQVRKKKDTMKTASIEEVVFQRKVTGSTNDMTAVKISAKDAKNVASISGGIEGILKTLPSVNSNTELSSQYMVRGGNYDENLIYINDIEIYRPFLIRNSQQEGLSIINPDMVSTVNFSAGGFEPRYGDKMSSALNIYYREPEKFEVAGEGSLIGGRLTTGFAAGKDSEGNRKFTALFSGRYRNTNLVLNTLNEDTDFNPKYMDFQTYLNYHFNPKLTMSFIGYYSKNDYEMIPKERSIDFGSLQQPINLTVNYGGREDDKYKNMMGTFSLNFKPSDKWRFTLDAFAYQNREREYYSIASAYVLQTFDPVTGAPVTSYDTGGQIEHARNDLFVKTYGTQARARFSPNVNTDIEVGFKYEKENLKDLTNEWKLVDSAGYSTPISALLDPRNPPDLELYYNISGKNNIQPTRMSAYAQYSQKFFWGSNKVFLNAGARVAHWSFNNETIFSPRAQFAIKPDWDSDMLFRLSGGIYYQAPFYKEIKDLDGNFNPNIKSQRSIQAILANDYEFQMYDRPFKLTTELYYKKMDDLIPYFMDNVRIRYSGKNNASGYAYGVDTRLFGEFVPGVDSWLSASYARVYENINGRGDIPRPTDQRLRFAMFYQDYMPKFPKMRVNLTLVYAMGLPTGSPIVLDENRKIDYFAGYSYQKTLPSYKRVDLGLSYAFIDPKEKNNAYGFWGNFDELTLGVQVFNAFNIRNTVANQWITDANTNLMYPVPVRLTGRFFNVKLEFKIK from the coding sequence TTGAAAAAACTAGTTTTACCATTGAGCCTTATGGTTCCTGCATTAGTATTCTCTCAGGTAAGAAAGAAGAAGGATACGATGAAAACCGCAAGCATCGAAGAAGTCGTTTTCCAGAGAAAAGTGACGGGAAGTACCAACGATATGACCGCCGTAAAAATTTCGGCTAAGGATGCAAAAAATGTGGCCAGTATCTCCGGAGGAATCGAAGGAATCCTGAAAACCTTACCTTCCGTAAACTCCAATACGGAGCTTTCATCCCAATATATGGTTCGTGGCGGAAACTATGACGAAAACCTGATCTACATCAACGATATCGAAATATACCGTCCTTTCCTGATCCGGAATTCCCAGCAGGAAGGATTAAGTATCATCAATCCGGATATGGTCTCCACCGTAAACTTTTCAGCCGGAGGTTTTGAGCCCCGATACGGCGATAAGATGTCTTCGGCACTGAACATCTACTACCGTGAGCCTGAAAAATTTGAGGTGGCCGGGGAAGGAAGCTTAATTGGTGGCCGTCTGACAACCGGTTTTGCAGCCGGAAAAGACAGTGAGGGGAACCGTAAATTTACCGCATTGTTTTCAGGAAGATACCGGAATACCAATCTTGTTCTGAATACATTGAATGAAGATACCGATTTCAATCCCAAATACATGGATTTCCAGACGTATCTCAATTATCATTTCAACCCGAAATTGACCATGTCATTTATCGGATATTATTCCAAGAATGATTACGAAATGATCCCGAAAGAAAGAAGCATCGACTTCGGTTCTTTACAGCAGCCCATCAACCTTACCGTAAATTATGGTGGCCGTGAAGACGATAAGTACAAAAATATGATGGGAACTTTCTCCCTGAATTTCAAACCTTCGGATAAATGGAGATTTACGCTGGATGCCTTTGCCTACCAGAACCGGGAGCGGGAATATTATTCCATTGCATCGGCGTACGTATTGCAGACGTTTGATCCGGTAACGGGAGCGCCGGTGACTTCCTATGATACCGGTGGCCAGATCGAGCACGCCAGAAATGATTTGTTTGTGAAAACATACGGAACACAGGCAAGAGCCCGTTTTTCGCCCAACGTCAATACCGATATCGAAGTAGGATTCAAATATGAAAAAGAAAACCTGAAAGATCTCACCAACGAATGGAAGCTGGTGGATTCTGCAGGATACAGCACTCCGATCTCTGCACTCCTGGACCCGAGAAATCCGCCTGATCTGGAACTGTATTACAATATTTCAGGGAAAAATAACATACAGCCGACAAGAATGTCGGCGTACGCGCAGTATTCCCAGAAATTTTTCTGGGGAAGCAATAAGGTCTTTTTAAATGCGGGAGCTAGGGTAGCACACTGGAGTTTCAACAACGAAACCATCTTCTCTCCGAGGGCACAGTTTGCCATTAAGCCGGATTGGGACAGCGATATGCTGTTCAGGCTTTCGGGAGGGATTTATTACCAGGCACCGTTTTATAAGGAAATCAAAGATCTCGACGGGAATTTCAACCCGAATATAAAATCCCAGCGATCCATTCAGGCTATTCTGGCCAATGACTATGAGTTCCAGATGTATGACCGGCCGTTTAAGCTGACCACGGAATTGTATTATAAGAAAATGGATGATCTTATTCCGTATTTCATGGACAACGTAAGAATCCGTTATTCAGGAAAGAACAATGCTTCGGGATATGCGTATGGAGTCGATACGCGATTGTTCGGGGAATTTGTTCCCGGTGTTGATTCATGGCTGTCGGCAAGTTACGCCCGCGTCTATGAAAATATCAACGGAAGAGGCGATATTCCGAGACCTACCGACCAAAGGCTGCGCTTTGCGATGTTCTATCAGGATTATATGCCGAAATTTCCCAAAATGCGTGTTAATCTTACTTTGGTTTACGCTATGGGATTGCCCACCGGTTCACCGATTGTATTGGATGAAAACAGGAAGATCGATTATTTTGCAGGATACTCTTATCAGAAAACATTGCCGTCCTACAAAAGAGTGGATTTAGGACTTTCTTATGCATTTATAGATCCGAAAGAAAAAAATAATGCGTACGGTTTCTGGGGAAATTTTGATGAACTGACGCTTGGAGTGCAGGTTTTCAATGCCTTCAACATCAGAAATACAGTAGCCAACCAATGGATTACGGATGCCAACACCAACCTGATGTATCCGGTTCCGGTTCGTTTAACAGGGCGTTTCTTTAATGTAAAGCTTGAATTTAAAATTAAATAG
- a CDS encoding DUF3347 domain-containing protein, whose translation MKKYIITAVFSLFSIISISAQSKKDAQVSKLYQNYIAIKSALASDDADKTSKAASEFIKTASAVDYKKVSEGNLNILRKDATAISEARSITTQRETFMNLSDNMIALAKEYKLSDSPVYVQYCPMADGSWLSDESKIANPYYGKSMLTCGNVKSTIK comes from the coding sequence ATGAAAAAGTATATCATCACTGCAGTATTCTCTTTATTTTCAATCATTTCTATTTCGGCACAGTCCAAAAAGGATGCACAGGTTTCTAAACTCTATCAAAATTATATTGCCATAAAATCGGCTCTGGCTTCGGACGATGCCGATAAAACTTCAAAAGCAGCATCCGAATTTATCAAAACGGCATCAGCTGTTGACTACAAAAAAGTTTCGGAAGGAAACCTCAATATTCTAAGAAAAGATGCTACCGCCATTTCAGAGGCGAGAAGCATTACCACGCAAAGAGAGACCTTCATGAATCTTTCAGACAACATGATTGCCCTGGCCAAAGAATACAAGCTTTCCGACAGTCCGGTATATGTTCAGTATTGCCCGATGGCCGATGGAAGCTGGCTGAGCGACGAATCAAAGATTGCCAATCCTTATTATGGAAAATCCATGCTTACCTGTGGGAATGTGAAGTCGACCATCAAGTAA